The Spea bombifrons isolate aSpeBom1 chromosome 4, aSpeBom1.2.pri, whole genome shotgun sequence genome segment AAACAGTACTGCTGTCCTCTAAATCTTGATACATTCTGCATCGTCACactgaaaaaagaaatgcagcATTACTATAGATGGCAATGGCATACAGAAAAATCCCAgaaacacataataaaatagtgttaAGCGGTACGTATACAAATGATGGCATGTTTTACTTTCAAGTGACAAAGACATTATAGTCCGTACAATAAACCACAGCAACCAGCCTCAGAGTGCAAAAAACGTTGCTCACCAGCTTTGTATATAACCGAAAGATACGCCAACTACTAATGTCATCATCTTTCTCAATCATCAACTGATAAGACCCCCTAGATTAATGGTGGACCTTATCAGATGTTTAATCCCATACAGTAACTTCATCAATAAACTCAAAGTTCAAATGTCTTCGATAGCATCCAAAAAGAGCATGTTATGTTTCTCTACTTAATAACAGAAGTCCAATAaacaacaaaatcatttttttttaaatgtgtcatACTTTTCTGGATTCAGTTCATGAATTCTTTTCTAGTCAATGCTGGAATTTGTCCAATTTGTTAACCATTTTCcagataataaaacaaaacactggttaaaataatttgtgttttggcTGCTTATGTGGACATAAATAGCATGATACTAATGTTCTTTTAAGAGCCCATTTACTTTATTTGATCATAAAACCCTACACACAAAGGATAATGCAAAGAATGAGCTTGCTTCACATAATATGTTTaatactttaaaacaaaatacatacaaGTGCTAATGTTTCAGGACATTCTCTCTCTGAAAAATCCCGATTAATTACAGAATTACCTGCATGCTTAACAATGTTTGTGGTtatgcaatatgtaaaaaaaaccttaattcaCAACAGTCCGGAACTGCTGGACCGTATACCAAAAATGTGGTATAGGGCTTTAGTAAACCCCCGGGGGCAAAAGTAGATGCAGTTGTAACCACTTTAATGGGGCTTCATAAAGCAGGAccatagttttatttaaatttttttttttggggggggataacacaggtgagcgtttcatttttcttttaaagggacattgaCTGTGAGGTCAACTATTTTATGATGTTTAACATAGAATAGGTGTTTACTTTTCTGGTAGCTGCTATAAGATGCTAGCACAGGTATGATAAGCATGTGGGTTCAGAGATGGTGCCACTGGGATTGGGGAAAGGTCATATACTGCAAGGCAAAAAGGGAGCTGAATTAagttatttttcctttaaattagTTACCAAACATgtcattttttgttctttaatatctttaaaagATAGTTTAGCTACACTTGACACATAATCTTGTACCATTTCACGCTCACATTAACCTACACAAACACTAACTTTGTCATAAAGCATAACATTTTACAATACATCTATCTCATTAACTTTTATTACACCGAGGGACCCGAGGAAGGAACCCAGAACATAATTATTTACTCTAGATGTTGAAGAAGGACCTTCAACAAGAGAACATCAGAGATATGGTTATCTTTGTGATAAAAATATCAAGGTTGTGTGGTTGTAGTCTAATATTTACATTAGCAACAATGATGAAAGACAAAACACAACCAAAGGGTAATTTATgtgacaagataaaaaaaatacttacaagGCTGGcacattgtttaaaatattcatGCATGTGGCCAAATTCAAAACTATCATTTCAGTAGATGTTAAATATTTACCGTTGCCTAATGAACACACATTTAAAATCAATATTCTGAGACCTCGCATGTGAGACCTTGGTGGTTCAAGGGCTCTAGACAAGCTGTGGTTCTCTTACTGTTGGTATAGCCTACAATTCAGAGATAGCTTATCATTATATCTAAGCCTACTATGATATAATGAGCCATTGAAACAAGCAtagaaaataccgtatttgctcgattataagacgaccccgattataagacgaccccccaaaatcaaaatattaatttaggaaaaaaacaaaaagcctgaatataagacgaccctataggaaaaaagttttaccagtaaatattaattcatgtaaattattttttcatgtttaataaaagctatgattgagaaaaatatattttttaaatttccttttatttgccaacctgcccccccccagttatgccactctgcccccagaaatgctttatacccccctatttgccactctgccccatgatatgccttatacccctatatgccactctggcatatagggggttaaaaggcatatcatggggctgagtggcatatagggggttaaaatgcatttctggaggtatataggcatatcatggggctgagtggcatatagggggttaaaatgcatttctggaggtccagaaatgcattttaaccccctatatgccactcagccccatgatatgccttttaacccagcatgtactggctgccttggcttgataggagtgtgattgctgttagcagtttgatatatatatatatctatatcaaactgctaacagcaatcacactcctatcaagccaaggcagccagtacatgctggaacctggggatgatagtagtgggattacagcctccctatgccatgctacaacccccaccccccttacacatccatgctatcacacacaaacacatttaaatactcattcattccattaatcacacatacttcacacattaaacacacattaatcacacatacttacccaaaaaccctcccccacccccttacctgaactgcagatctctcactcgaagacttctgcaggggaccggctgtagagcaacttctctggccccgcccccagaggagggagggggagatagagctctgtgaggacgctgcaagcttcctgtcctcctgcttctaacagaagagacgctgctcgcgaccggtaagcagcatggccccagcagacattttttggggggtctgagaagacgaccccgattataagacgaggggtatttttcagagcatttgctctggaaaaaacctcgtcttataatcgagcaaatacggtaagatGTGGGCTGGCAACATTCAACACAGGAGGCAAGTACAGCTATATTACACAGCAAGTATAGATGCTCCGTAATGATGGCCAGTCTTTCTAAAGCCATATCGTGCACAAGGCACCTGCTTAGGAGTGGATAAACTTTACGAGACCCACCCATCCTTAACCATGGCATTCCTTAAAGATTAAATTCTGTACAGTAGCCactgttgtgtgtgttatggaGCCATCACAGATCATTTGATCAGCAAACCTTAGCCCAGACAGCCAGGGGATGCTAAGTAGAAGTCTACATATACTCACATGGCACAGGccatggtaaaaaaacaaaagtgtacCAGAGAGGCATATGTGTGTTCTGCCTCTATCCAGCTGCAGGCAATGAGTGCTGTGGCGCCACTGCAGTCAGCGAGGACAGTATGCTatgtaatatacataaatacataaagtaggACCTTGTgctgcatggttgaatgcagtgacgaattctggcctaggctggcAGGTCCAGGTGGGTGGCAGTCCATCTTCCACAAGACACCTACTAGGTGACATCATGACATCATGCCCCAATGCTCAGAAGAAGGACTATCTTGGATTGAACGTAGGGAAGCGCTGAAGAttactatatattattaattagtaTTTCTCAGTTTTCATGGCAGCAAATGTGCagttcacatttaaaaaaaagaaaataattccatatttcagaaattattttctttttcaaaagaaccagctttttaaaaatatataattgtaattcTTTGACAGTACActtggtatttatttatttacttacagCTGCCAATTTTAAAATCCGGCTatacatattacacatacaCCCTAGCTTTCGATACACCCAAATGTTTCCTAAGAAGTGCCagctagacaaaaaaaaaattaggcatGTATGCCAGCTGCGTCTTATGAAATCTAGGTCATTTTCAGCTAAACATTTGTTAAGTTTGGCACCAAAACAAAATCCACAAACAGAATGTATTGTAAACAGGTCTGTAATTCATTTTCTTCTAAAAAATATGCAGCGACTACATATTTTCTGACCTACAGTATGTTGTAAAAAGGAGGCGTTAAAATAACTAAAGGTGTCTATCTAGTGAAATCTCATTGCTCTCACTCAAGGGATCATTGTGTGTCATTCAAATAACTAATCTCGGTGATGTAAGGTCAAAACGAGTTATCAGTAATGTAAATACATACATGGTTTTTCTAATGCACTGACAAACGAGATAAGAGCCTTTGTCAGAAAAAAACGAAGAATGTGTACCAATTTTAGAATTATCCGCTTTAAGTTTTCTCCATGGTTTAATGAGATGTGTCAGCCACGTGGCTACTCAAGACAGTCTACTGTTTTTACTAGCACTTGTCACAAAACTAGTTAAAAGCTGAATGGCTGTGATCTTCAGCTGTAGCTGGATCATAAATCCAGGGTGGAaaaaacttaaccccttaaggacaatgggtgatccctaaacccattgaaaacaatgcattttgagcctgtacatgtacgggctttgtcattaaggggttaaaggaacagCCGTGTCTGTTTATAAAATCTAAAAGAGCcatcactgtccctttaaggatcAATATTCAAATAAATCACTCACCACGTCGTTGTATGCAAGAGGTTTACTTTACTTAAGCTCTCCCATCAAACATCTACATTGCATAAAATCAAGTAGAAAGCTATTACATGATCAGTGGTGACTTGTAGAGCTATACGTGTACAGATTTGCAtgacaaacattttttatacattcaaaggAAAACTAAAGCTATATTAATGTCccataaaaatactttaaaatgccCAAACATGAGAGCATTCCATCAAACTGACATGTTTTTGGCAGACTCTGTACAATATTTTCTACTTGTTCTTGTGAATTTGGGAATTGTatggtttgaaaaaaaaaaagtccaattatttatttaaaaaatatgatgcGGGAGCATTTAGACTTCTTCTGGTAACCCATCTCCTGCATATTCCTTAAGACTAACAAAGAGTAAATAGAATCAACCGTAGCGAAGTCACAGGAGGCTCTGATCTTAAGACATTTGAAagatgggtatatatatatatatatatatatatatatatatatatatatatgttgtaaaaTGAACAGGCTAGAATGTGCATGTTTGCAGTTTTGTACCATTATGACTAGTTGTTGCCTTGAATCCTTAACCAGTATAAACAATTTGTGGTTAATAGGAATATAACAAAAATCCAGGCACATATTCCATGCAAAGCAACTCTCCGCCAAATGAAAAGCGTTCTGCCTTTGCATCCCTAACCAcagttaatataataaatgcatgGAAACAGACAAATATTAGCAAAATTTGTCTGAAGCACTCAATCATTCATTCAACGCTGCAATAAATAGGTCAGCTGCAGGGGTAATATTTGTATTCCCAGTTCACCCTGTTAGTTAACGATCTGACACTCAGGGGTTTAAACAAATCCATTTCATAAACAAGGCTGTTTCACATGCTTGTCTGACATACTGTTTGACACTGCGTGGTGTAATCGCTGAACACAAATGGCCATATTAATCACGTCAAAAGGAGAGCACTTTTGGAGCGATCGCCATTAAAACCGATGGGGTATTCCTGCCGATTGATGCGTGTTTATGTTTGCTgatatgtaatgtaaatgtgCCAGCATTCacagaaaatatttcttaattcCATATAGAAAGTAGAAAAGAAATTACTACATACATTATCATCTTTTCCTCGCAATATGGATATTTGGGTTTGATTTCAACTTTCTGCACATCTGTATATCTTATTTTTGGACCCTTTCTGGAGCATTTGCATTTTGAACCTAAGGGGGATAAAACAGAAATCAGAATACCCAATAAATCTTCCATATTtagcaaaaaaactaattttgacTCTAATATGATTACAATCTATACAGATAAATAAtatcttcaataaataaaatgaccgATTACTGTGAGTTaactttgttttataaatacctGTTTTATGCTTGTTTATTATTAGGGCTCTGTACACTAAATTCTACCTCCTTAAGAACCCTCTCAGATAGCATATACCGAGATACATCGTAACAAAGTAACGTGATTTGG includes the following:
- the CXCL14 gene encoding C-X-C motif chemokine 14: MKLIAIALLVLVIAACTVQVEGSKCKCSRKGPKIRYTDVQKVEIKPKYPYCEEKMIIVTMQNVSRFRGQQYCLHPKLHSTKKFLKWYTIWKEKSRVYED